The proteins below are encoded in one region of Tolumonas auensis DSM 9187:
- the gltA gene encoding citrate synthase — MANKVATLHIPGQEPIELPILSGTEGPEVIDVRALGAHGYFTYDPGFLSTASCTSKLTYIDGDAGILLYRGYPIAELAKDSNYLEVCYLLLNGELPNKEQYDKFRYLVTRHTMVHEQITSLFKAFRRDSHPMAVMCGVAGALSAFYHDELDISHEQHREVAAYRLISKMPTLAAMSYKYSIGQPFIYPRNDLSYAGNFLHMMFAVPCEEYRVNPVIERAMDIIFVLHADHEQNASTSSVRLAGSSGANPFACIAAGIASLWGPAHGGANEACLKMLQEIGSVDRIPHFVARAKDKNDPFRLMGFGHRVYRNYDPRAIVMRDTCHAVLQELNISDHPLLDVAMELERIALSDPYFIEKKLYPNVDFYSGIILNAIGIPTSMFTVIFALARTIGWISNWLEMQADPASKIGRPRQLYTGAPTRTVLPVNMRK, encoded by the coding sequence ATGGCTAATAAAGTAGCCACCCTGCACATCCCCGGTCAGGAACCGATCGAGCTGCCTATTTTGTCCGGAACTGAAGGTCCGGAGGTAATCGATGTCCGCGCATTAGGGGCGCATGGCTATTTCACTTATGATCCAGGTTTCCTGTCAACTGCATCCTGTACTTCCAAACTCACCTATATTGATGGTGATGCCGGTATCCTGCTGTATCGTGGCTACCCTATCGCTGAGCTGGCGAAAGACTCCAACTATCTGGAAGTCTGCTATCTGCTGCTGAATGGCGAACTGCCGAATAAAGAGCAGTATGACAAATTCCGTTATCTGGTAACCCGCCATACGATGGTTCATGAACAGATCACCTCACTGTTCAAGGCTTTCCGCCGTGACTCTCATCCAATGGCTGTTATGTGCGGGGTCGCTGGCGCCCTGTCTGCGTTCTATCACGATGAGCTGGATATCAGTCATGAGCAACATCGTGAAGTTGCGGCTTACCGCCTGATATCTAAAATGCCAACGCTGGCAGCAATGTCTTATAAGTATTCTATCGGTCAGCCATTCATCTATCCGCGGAATGACCTGAGTTATGCCGGTAACTTCCTGCATATGATGTTTGCTGTGCCTTGTGAAGAGTATCGGGTTAATCCGGTCATTGAGCGGGCGATGGATATCATCTTCGTTCTGCATGCTGACCATGAGCAGAATGCATCAACCTCCAGTGTCCGTCTGGCCGGTTCTTCCGGTGCGAATCCGTTTGCCTGTATTGCTGCTGGTATTGCGTCTCTGTGGGGCCCAGCACACGGTGGTGCCAACGAAGCTTGCCTGAAGATGCTGCAGGAAATCGGTTCTGTTGATCGGATCCCGCATTTCGTTGCCCGCGCTAAAGATAAAAATGATCCATTCCGTCTGATGGGCTTTGGTCATCGCGTATACCGCAACTATGATCCACGCGCTATTGTTATGCGTGATACCTGCCATGCCGTACTGCAAGAACTGAATATCAGTGACCATCCGTTACTGGATGTCGCAATGGAACTGGAACGGATTGCACTCTCTGATCCATATTTCATCGAGAAGAAACTGTATCCGAATGTGGACTTCTATTCCGGTATCATTCTGAATGCGATCGGTATTCCGACATCCATGTTTACCGTTATCTTCGCGCTGGCCCGTACTATCGGCTGGATCTCTAACTGGCTGGAAATGCAGGCTGATCCGGCGAGCAAAATCGGTCGTCCCCGTCAGTTGTACACTGGTGCACCAACCCGTACTGTTTTGCCTGTTAATATGCGCAAATAA
- a CDS encoding Trm112 family protein yields MALDYKLLEIVACPICKGKLNYDKERSELVCRADKLAYPVEDDIPVLLENRARPLKEEELPL; encoded by the coding sequence ATGGCGCTGGATTATAAATTACTGGAAATCGTCGCTTGCCCGATCTGTAAGGGAAAGCTGAATTACGACAAAGAACGTTCGGAGCTGGTTTGCAGAGCTGACAAACTGGCTTACCCGGTGGAAGATGATATTCCGGTGCTGCTGGAAAATCGTGCCCGGCCATTAAAAGAGGAAGAGCTCCCATTATGA
- the lpxK gene encoding tetraacyldisaccharide 4'-kinase, with protein sequence MIEKLWYQRSWLNWLFAPFAALFALLTTMRRYAYRAGIFSSYRAPVPVIVVGNITVGGNGKTPMVLWLVELLTKAGYKPGVVSRGYGGKAPHYPYLLHPETTAAEAGDEPVLIYQRCGCPVAVAPKRAKAVQLLVEQCGVDVIICDDGLQHYALQRDIEFVVMDGERRLGNGWLMPMGPLRETASRLRQVMAVVCNGGQARPDEIQMSLQPAPLRNVRTNHTAVVSGAVDAMAGIGYPPRFFNSLLKQGYAVNQQVAYADHQAFNAAELHQRFAQRPLIMTEKDAVKCRDFALDNWWYLPVTAQLPEKFATRLLAQLKELRHGAGL encoded by the coding sequence ATGATTGAAAAACTCTGGTACCAACGTAGCTGGTTGAACTGGTTGTTTGCGCCCTTCGCAGCTTTGTTTGCGTTACTGACCACGATGCGTCGTTACGCGTACCGGGCTGGTATTTTCTCCAGTTACCGGGCTCCGGTACCCGTTATTGTGGTCGGCAACATTACTGTCGGCGGTAATGGCAAAACACCAATGGTGTTATGGCTGGTGGAGCTGCTGACTAAAGCCGGATATAAGCCAGGTGTGGTCAGCCGGGGATATGGTGGCAAAGCACCGCATTATCCTTACCTGTTACATCCTGAAACGACAGCTGCGGAAGCGGGAGATGAGCCTGTGCTGATTTATCAGCGCTGTGGCTGCCCGGTCGCGGTTGCGCCGAAGCGGGCGAAAGCTGTGCAATTGCTGGTGGAGCAATGCGGGGTGGATGTCATCATCTGCGATGATGGTTTACAGCATTATGCTTTACAGCGTGATATTGAATTTGTGGTAATGGATGGCGAGCGCCGACTGGGTAATGGCTGGTTAATGCCGATGGGGCCATTACGGGAAACAGCTTCGCGTCTGCGGCAGGTGATGGCGGTGGTTTGTAATGGTGGACAGGCCAGACCAGATGAGATCCAGATGTCATTGCAGCCGGCCCCATTACGTAATGTGCGGACCAATCATACTGCTGTGGTATCCGGTGCTGTTGATGCGATGGCGGGTATCGGATATCCGCCACGATTCTTTAATAGCTTGCTGAAGCAGGGCTACGCAGTGAATCAGCAGGTTGCTTATGCTGATCACCAGGCGTTTAATGCTGCCGAATTACACCAGCGTTTCGCACAACGTCCGCTGATTATGACGGAAAAAGATGCCGTTAAGTGCCGGGATTTTGCTCTGGATAACTGGTGGTATTTACCCGTTACTGCTCAGTTACCGGAAAAATTTGCCACCAGATTACTTGCTCAACTGAAGGAACTCAGACATGGCGCTGGATTATAA
- the msbA gene encoding lipid A ABC transporter ATP-binding protein/permease MsbA, which produces MSNEVRDAAQKSSWPILKRLLGYTVGRRKGLAIAAIGMAGYAAVDTYMISLIKPLLDDGLSGKDPSAMLWLPFMIMGLVALRGVCNFTSDYFMAWVGNTVVMRLQRTVFSHLMGMPLSFFDKHNTGTLLSKVTYDASQVSSAASSTLISLIREGCTVIGLLVLMFYYSWQLSVIFFVIGPIVAFLISVISKRFRKLSKQLQHAMGNITTSTEQMLRGHKEVLMFGGQEIEASRFDKVSNAVRQQNMKMVVADAVGSPIVQFIASTALALVLYLATYPEISQQLTAGSFAAVISALFGLMKPLKSLTQVNVQFQKGIAACQSLFDVIDLPLEEDNGQLELKQAAGKIEFRNVTFTYPTKDVPALREVNFTIEPGKTIALVGRSGSGKSTIASLLTRFYDIQEGKILLDGHDIRDYRLRDLRRQFALVSQNVHLFNDTVANNIAYAAEENFTREQIIQAAKLANADEFIVKMPQGYDTVIGENGATLSGGQRQRLAIARALLRDMPVLLLDEATSALDTESERRIQAALESLTKNRTTLVIAHRLSTIENADEILVVDDGQIVERGTHEQLLKIGGAYALLRRTQMGAQTA; this is translated from the coding sequence ATGTCGAACGAAGTACGCGATGCAGCGCAGAAATCCAGCTGGCCGATCCTTAAACGCCTATTGGGTTACACTGTAGGTCGTCGGAAGGGATTAGCGATAGCAGCTATCGGGATGGCGGGTTATGCGGCTGTTGATACTTACATGATATCGCTGATCAAACCGCTGCTGGATGATGGATTAAGCGGCAAAGACCCCTCAGCCATGTTGTGGCTGCCTTTTATGATCATGGGATTAGTCGCATTACGCGGTGTCTGTAACTTTACATCAGACTATTTCATGGCATGGGTTGGTAATACTGTTGTTATGCGGTTACAGCGTACCGTTTTTTCCCATTTAATGGGAATGCCGCTTTCGTTTTTTGACAAACATAATACGGGCACCCTTTTATCCAAGGTGACTTATGATGCCTCTCAGGTTTCATCTGCTGCCAGTTCAACCCTGATTTCACTCATTCGTGAGGGATGTACAGTTATTGGTTTACTGGTACTGATGTTTTACTACTCATGGCAATTATCGGTCATCTTTTTTGTCATCGGTCCCATTGTTGCGTTTCTGATTTCTGTAATCAGTAAACGGTTCCGGAAACTGAGTAAACAGTTGCAACACGCCATGGGCAATATCACCACTTCGACTGAGCAGATGCTGAGAGGCCATAAAGAAGTGCTGATGTTCGGTGGTCAGGAAATCGAAGCCAGCCGCTTTGATAAAGTGAGCAACGCGGTGCGTCAGCAGAATATGAAAATGGTTGTTGCTGATGCCGTCGGTTCCCCGATTGTTCAGTTTATTGCATCAACAGCATTAGCTCTGGTGCTGTATTTGGCTACATATCCCGAAATCAGTCAGCAATTGACGGCCGGTTCTTTTGCCGCTGTTATTTCAGCGCTCTTCGGATTGATGAAACCGCTGAAAAGTCTGACTCAGGTTAACGTGCAGTTCCAGAAAGGTATTGCAGCTTGTCAGAGTTTATTTGATGTCATTGATCTGCCATTGGAGGAAGATAATGGTCAGCTCGAACTGAAGCAGGCAGCCGGAAAAATTGAATTCAGAAATGTGACATTTACCTATCCGACTAAAGATGTACCGGCATTACGGGAAGTCAATTTCACCATTGAGCCGGGAAAAACAATCGCACTGGTTGGTCGTTCCGGTTCAGGCAAGAGCACCATTGCCAGTTTGCTCACCCGTTTTTACGACATTCAGGAAGGTAAAATTCTGCTGGATGGACATGATATCCGTGATTACCGTTTGCGTGACTTACGTCGTCAATTTGCGCTGGTTTCGCAAAATGTGCATTTATTTAATGATACTGTTGCAAACAACATCGCTTATGCGGCGGAAGAAAATTTTACTCGTGAACAAATCATTCAGGCTGCCAAACTGGCGAATGCCGATGAATTTATCGTTAAGATGCCGCAAGGCTATGACACTGTGATAGGTGAGAACGGTGCGACCTTATCCGGTGGTCAGCGTCAGCGTTTGGCAATAGCCCGTGCATTATTACGTGATATGCCGGTGTTGTTGCTGGATGAAGCAACATCCGCGCTGGATACAGAATCAGAGCGCCGTATTCAGGCCGCCCTGGAGTCACTGACTAAAAACCGTACAACACTTGTTATCGCGCATCGTCTTTCTACTATCGAGAATGCAGATGAAATTCTGGTGGTAGATGACGGCCAGATTGTTGAGCGCGGTACCCATGAGCAATTGCTGAAAATAGGTGGTGCTTATGCCTTACTTCGTCGTACCCAAATGGGCGCGCAAACCGCATGA
- a CDS encoding DedA family protein → MDILISIFSDYGYLAVFVMLLLCGFGLPIPEDITLVAGGIIAGLGYADVHTMFAVCMAGVLIGDGIMFTLGHTFGQRILAFAPIRRIVTPHRFAQVQEKFVKYGNWVLFVARFLPGLRSPIFIVAGMSRRISIWRFLIMDGLAASISVPVWVYIGDYGAYNRDWLLHMISRGQTGIYSLLGLGVLILAILYLRHKRSKKM, encoded by the coding sequence ATGGACATTCTGATTTCCATTTTTTCTGATTATGGCTATTTAGCTGTTTTCGTTATGCTTTTGTTATGCGGCTTTGGTTTACCGATTCCGGAAGACATTACGCTGGTCGCAGGCGGGATTATTGCCGGTTTAGGCTATGCTGATGTACATACCATGTTTGCTGTATGTATGGCGGGTGTTCTGATCGGTGATGGCATCATGTTTACTTTAGGCCATACCTTCGGTCAGCGAATACTGGCTTTTGCGCCAATCAGACGCATCGTTACACCGCACCGGTTTGCTCAGGTGCAGGAAAAATTTGTGAAATACGGTAACTGGGTTTTATTTGTTGCCCGATTCTTACCGGGTTTACGCTCGCCCATCTTTATCGTTGCCGGTATGAGTCGTCGGATCTCCATATGGCGATTCCTGATCATGGATGGTCTGGCGGCCAGTATTTCTGTTCCTGTCTGGGTATACATCGGTGACTATGGTGCTTATAACAGAGATTGGTTACTGCATATGATCAGCCGGGGACAAACCGGTATTTATTCACTGCTTGGTCTCGGAGTATTGATACTGGCGATTCTTTATTTGCGTCACAAACGCAGTAAAAAAATGTGA
- the fbp gene encoding class 1 fructose-bisphosphatase, with protein sequence MTIGTTLGEFIIKKQADFPHATGELTNLLSSISLAAKIVNREINQAGLSDILGAMGRDNVQGEEQQKLDWFANEKFKDALAARGEVCGLASEEEDDFVAFDPVSEKKSKYVVLIDPLDGSSNIDVNVSVGTIFSIYRRITPSDQPATLADFLQPGYRQVAAGYVIYGSSTMLVYTTGQGVNGFTLDPSIGYFCLSHPDMKLPEQGYCYSVNEGHYLKFPLGVKHYIKYCQAVDEQDKRPYTSRYIGSLVADFHRNLLKGGIYMYPSGTNAPKGKLRLLYECNPIAFLAEQAGGKASTGRERILALEPEELHQRTPFYVGSRFMVDKLEEFVAQYSDKSE encoded by the coding sequence ATGACTATAGGGACAACGCTTGGCGAGTTCATCATCAAAAAACAGGCGGATTTTCCACATGCTACCGGTGAACTGACTAACTTGCTTTCTTCAATCAGTCTGGCAGCAAAGATTGTCAATCGTGAAATTAATCAAGCCGGGTTAAGTGATATTCTCGGTGCGATGGGGCGTGATAACGTTCAGGGCGAAGAACAGCAAAAGCTGGACTGGTTTGCCAATGAAAAATTCAAAGATGCGCTGGCTGCACGTGGCGAGGTTTGTGGTCTGGCCTCTGAAGAAGAGGATGACTTTGTTGCGTTTGATCCTGTCAGCGAGAAAAAATCAAAATATGTTGTACTGATCGACCCTTTGGATGGTTCATCCAATATTGATGTGAACGTGTCGGTCGGTACCATCTTTTCTATTTATCGCCGTATTACACCGTCAGATCAACCTGCAACACTGGCTGATTTTCTGCAACCGGGATACCGTCAGGTTGCCGCCGGCTATGTTATCTATGGTTCATCCACCATGCTGGTTTATACCACGGGTCAGGGTGTAAATGGGTTTACGCTGGATCCTTCAATTGGTTATTTCTGTTTGTCACATCCGGATATGAAGTTGCCGGAGCAGGGATATTGCTATTCAGTCAATGAAGGTCATTACCTTAAATTCCCGCTGGGCGTGAAGCATTACATCAAATATTGTCAGGCGGTAGATGAACAGGATAAACGTCCTTACACCTCCCGCTATATCGGTTCACTGGTGGCTGATTTCCATCGTAATCTGCTGAAAGGCGGTATTTACATGTACCCGTCAGGCACTAACGCACCCAAAGGTAAACTGCGTTTACTGTATGAGTGCAACCCGATTGCATTTTTGGCGGAACAGGCGGGTGGTAAGGCCTCTACCGGGCGTGAACGCATCCTGGCGCTGGAGCCGGAAGAGCTGCACCAGAGAACGCCTTTCTATGTGGGTTCCCGTTTTATGGTTGATAAACTGGAAGAGTTTGTCGCGCAGTATTCTGATAAGTCTGAATAA
- the kdsB gene encoding 3-deoxy-manno-octulosonate cytidylyltransferase, with product MSFVVVIPARYQSSRLPGKPLADIHGKPMIAWVVERAKQAGASQVIVAVDDERVAAAVSALGVDVCMTGSHHQSGTERLAEVCEKYAFAPDTIIVNVQGDEPLIPPAIITQVADNLANTSAPMATLAVAIEDEHELFNPNAVKVVMDKQGYALYFSRATIPWDRDGFAQQPKQWRHTFLRHIGIYAYRAGFIRQYVSWPVSPLEQIESLEQLRVLWHSEKIHVAVAAENPPAGVDTAEDLEKVRRFLGNIKSEK from the coding sequence ATGAGTTTTGTTGTGGTGATCCCAGCCCGTTATCAATCATCACGTTTACCCGGTAAACCGCTGGCTGATATTCATGGCAAGCCCATGATTGCCTGGGTCGTGGAACGGGCAAAGCAAGCCGGTGCCAGTCAGGTGATAGTGGCTGTCGATGATGAGCGGGTTGCTGCGGCTGTTTCAGCGTTGGGCGTCGATGTCTGTATGACGGGTTCGCATCATCAATCCGGTACTGAAAGACTGGCAGAGGTCTGTGAAAAATACGCTTTTGCGCCGGATACCATCATTGTGAATGTTCAGGGTGATGAACCGCTGATCCCGCCAGCGATCATTACTCAGGTTGCAGATAATCTGGCTAACACCAGTGCGCCTATGGCGACACTGGCGGTAGCAATAGAGGATGAACATGAACTGTTTAATCCGAATGCCGTTAAAGTGGTTATGGATAAACAGGGATATGCCCTTTATTTCAGCCGGGCCACTATTCCGTGGGATCGGGATGGTTTTGCTCAGCAACCGAAACAATGGCGGCATACCTTTTTGCGTCATATCGGTATCTATGCATATCGCGCCGGATTTATTCGTCAGTATGTCAGCTGGCCGGTTAGCCCGTTAGAACAGATTGAATCGCTGGAGCAGCTTCGCGTGTTATGGCACAGTGAAAAAATCCATGTCGCGGTGGCTGCCGAGAATCCACCGGCAGGTGTTGATACGGCGGAAGATCTGGAAAAAGTTCGTCGTTTTCTGGGCAATATAAAATCTGAAAAGTAA
- the lolE gene encoding lipoprotein-releasing ABC transporter permease subunit LolE, with the protein MFQPFALFLGLRYSRTRRSSRFVSFISASSIIGIALGVMALILGLSAMNGFERELRQRVLAVIPHAEVEMVSGGFSDWQSASALLKKQPGITAVAPLISLNGMLEAGGKMKAAQLRAVLPAEEKQISQAAEYMTGSGLDALLPGENGVILGQQIADKLGVKIGDSVTMQVPDKQAQSAFSAPMQRQFTVVGLLKLGGQLDGFLGYIHLQDAQAMLGWQDEVQGLSIEVNDVLSAHTIAYQAANQLPYRMYLRSWMTSQGYLYQDIQMVRTVMYVVLLMVVAVACFNIVSTLVMAVNEKRGDIAILKTMGASDWQIRLVFMTQGMVNGLVGAGSGALLGCILAQYLSSIIHGVERVTGYQFLNPEIYFIDFLPSELHLLDVAVVTTAAVLMSLLATLYPAWRASQLLPARELGR; encoded by the coding sequence ATGTTTCAGCCTTTTGCGCTTTTTCTTGGGTTACGTTACAGCCGGACCCGGCGCAGCAGCCGTTTTGTCAGTTTCATTTCTGCGTCCTCGATCATCGGTATTGCCCTGGGGGTAATGGCATTGATCCTCGGGCTTTCAGCCATGAATGGTTTTGAGCGGGAGCTGCGTCAGCGTGTACTGGCAGTGATCCCGCATGCTGAAGTTGAGATGGTATCCGGTGGTTTCAGTGACTGGCAGTCTGCTTCAGCGCTGTTAAAGAAACAACCGGGTATCACTGCTGTGGCACCGCTGATTTCGCTTAATGGCATGCTGGAAGCGGGTGGAAAAATGAAAGCGGCTCAGTTGCGGGCCGTCTTACCAGCCGAAGAGAAACAGATTTCTCAGGCTGCGGAATACATGACCGGAAGTGGTCTGGATGCTTTACTTCCGGGCGAGAATGGCGTCATTCTGGGACAACAGATCGCTGACAAGCTGGGCGTGAAAATCGGTGATAGTGTCACCATGCAGGTGCCGGATAAACAGGCTCAGTCCGCGTTTTCAGCACCGATGCAACGTCAGTTTACGGTGGTTGGTTTGCTGAAACTTGGCGGGCAACTGGATGGATTTCTGGGATATATCCATCTGCAGGATGCGCAGGCTATGCTGGGCTGGCAGGATGAAGTCCAGGGATTGAGCATAGAAGTAAATGATGTGCTGTCTGCGCACACCATTGCTTATCAGGCCGCCAATCAGTTGCCATACCGTATGTATCTGCGTAGCTGGATGACCTCTCAGGGATATCTGTATCAGGATATCCAGATGGTACGTACAGTTATGTACGTTGTGTTATTGATGGTCGTTGCTGTTGCCTGCTTTAACATTGTTTCAACGCTGGTTATGGCGGTGAATGAAAAACGCGGTGATATAGCCATCCTGAAAACCATGGGAGCCAGCGACTGGCAAATCCGTCTGGTGTTTATGACGCAGGGAATGGTGAATGGCCTGGTTGGTGCGGGAAGTGGCGCTTTGCTGGGATGTATTCTGGCGCAGTATCTGTCATCCATTATTCATGGTGTAGAACGGGTGACGGGATATCAGTTCCTGAATCCGGAAATTTATTTTATCGATTTCCTGCCATCAGAATTACATCTTCTGGATGTGGCTGTTGTCACCACCGCTGCTGTCCTGATGAGCCTGCTGGCCACATTATATCCGGCATGGCGGGCCAGTCAGTTGTTACCGGCGCGAGAACTGGGGCGTTAA
- a CDS encoding DNA internalization-related competence protein ComEC/Rec2 yields the protein MEQLLLGMALSIASSLLWPDLPSNGWGWIILISGLIVVFRYRFAGAVLLGLSWAILFFNHELSWLKEQHISLPAQHELNVTVSAVYRKSDRQQLLVSVQSINRQSYWPEPAIRLTLSDKKTFLKRGDKLHIRARLKIPHGLGNPAGFNAERWLLGQGVTATGSISSFKLLYQADSSWRDNWLMKSRQLMQKFRQPELLMALIYGEQQDVDKADWQTLRDTGLIHLIAISGMHIGLIAWIGMALSRLLLQRWSEKLPGLHWLVGIAFALLYSALADFSAPTVRALCMLIIWIALRLWQREWSGIRIWLFALAIMLVIEPWSVFSAGFWLSFIAVGILGVAGFLWRKPSLWQIQWLMTLLLVPVQLVLFDGLSISSVLVNLPAGPWFTFSIVPVALISGLLVPIFPSLAYIGFWLCDLQLDWLMSALEWIQTWGSGWMAISFRQQLLLFWALAGWFIWRFSPVVMKREFGLLLLAGCGLLFAGCQSEPDWRVDMLDVGQGLSVLISQDERALLFDTGDAYQGGYNMADAAIFPMLEYRGIKQLDYLIVSHRDKDHSANWQRIAGKYPQARIVSSSALTVDTLICQRGQQWQWGKLQVMVLSPRSSSGGDVNEDSCVLRISDNQHSLLLTGDAERKAEAELIRLPRQLLQSQILSSPHHGSKSSSTPDFIAAVAPDYVVHSAGYQNRWHHPHPVVLSRYSQSQQWITAVDGLVSFEFSQNNTDIRPFRRLQPWYRQMDAWLVGDQPLK from the coding sequence GTGGAACAATTGCTGCTTGGAATGGCTCTGAGCATAGCCAGTTCTCTGCTCTGGCCTGATTTGCCTTCCAACGGATGGGGATGGATTATTCTGATATCCGGGTTAATCGTCGTTTTCCGTTATCGTTTTGCCGGTGCGGTATTACTCGGGCTGAGCTGGGCAATACTCTTTTTCAACCATGAGCTGAGCTGGCTGAAAGAGCAGCATATTTCACTCCCGGCACAGCATGAGTTAAATGTGACTGTTTCGGCTGTGTATCGAAAATCAGATCGCCAGCAACTACTGGTTTCAGTGCAAAGTATCAATCGTCAATCTTACTGGCCTGAGCCAGCCATCAGACTCACGCTTTCCGATAAAAAGACATTCCTGAAACGTGGCGACAAATTACATATTCGGGCTCGCCTGAAAATACCGCACGGACTTGGCAATCCGGCCGGATTCAACGCTGAGCGCTGGCTGCTCGGACAGGGAGTGACGGCAACCGGGAGTATTAGCAGCTTTAAACTTCTTTATCAGGCGGATAGCAGCTGGCGGGACAACTGGCTGATGAAGTCCCGTCAGCTGATGCAGAAGTTTCGTCAGCCGGAATTACTGATGGCATTGATTTATGGTGAACAGCAGGACGTAGACAAAGCGGACTGGCAAACGCTGCGGGATACCGGTCTTATCCATCTGATCGCTATCTCCGGTATGCATATCGGGCTGATTGCCTGGATTGGTATGGCGTTATCCCGCTTACTACTGCAGCGCTGGAGTGAAAAACTGCCAGGTTTACACTGGCTGGTCGGGATAGCTTTTGCTTTGTTATATAGTGCATTAGCTGATTTTTCTGCTCCCACTGTCAGGGCGTTGTGCATGTTGATTATCTGGATTGCGTTACGGCTCTGGCAACGGGAATGGTCCGGGATCCGGATCTGGTTGTTTGCTTTGGCTATCATGCTGGTAATTGAACCCTGGTCGGTATTTTCTGCCGGATTCTGGTTATCGTTCATCGCTGTCGGGATTCTGGGCGTTGCCGGATTTTTGTGGCGCAAACCCTCTTTATGGCAAATACAGTGGTTAATGACGCTGTTGCTGGTGCCAGTCCAGTTGGTGTTATTTGATGGTCTCAGTATCAGCAGTGTTCTGGTTAACTTACCTGCCGGCCCGTGGTTTACCTTTTCGATTGTGCCGGTAGCACTCATTTCCGGGCTGTTAGTGCCGATTTTCCCATCACTGGCATACATCGGATTCTGGTTGTGTGATCTTCAGCTGGACTGGCTGATGTCCGCGCTGGAATGGATCCAGACATGGGGTTCCGGCTGGATGGCAATTTCTTTTCGTCAGCAACTGCTGTTGTTCTGGGCGCTGGCGGGGTGGTTCATCTGGCGTTTCTCGCCGGTTGTCATGAAAAGGGAATTTGGCTTACTGCTATTAGCCGGGTGCGGTTTGCTGTTTGCGGGCTGTCAGTCTGAGCCGGACTGGCGGGTGGATATGCTGGATGTGGGGCAGGGATTATCCGTATTAATCAGTCAGGATGAGCGGGCTTTGTTATTTGATACCGGAGATGCTTATCAGGGAGGATATAACATGGCCGATGCCGCGATCTTCCCGATGCTGGAATACCGGGGGATCAAGCAACTGGATTATTTGATCGTTAGTCACCGCGATAAAGATCACTCGGCTAACTGGCAACGGATCGCCGGAAAGTATCCGCAAGCCCGCATTGTTTCTTCTTCTGCGCTGACAGTTGATACGTTGATCTGTCAGCGTGGACAGCAATGGCAATGGGGAAAATTACAAGTGATGGTATTATCCCCCCGATCCTCTTCCGGTGGTGATGTGAATGAAGATTCCTGCGTGTTGCGAATCAGCGATAACCAGCACAGTCTGCTGTTAACCGGTGATGCTGAACGGAAAGCGGAAGCGGAGCTTATTCGTCTGCCCCGGCAGTTATTGCAGAGTCAGATCCTGTCATCGCCGCATCACGGCAGTAAATCCTCTTCTACGCCGGATTTTATTGCTGCGGTAGCGCCGGATTATGTTGTTCATAGTGCCGGATATCAGAATCGCTGGCACCATCCTCATCCTGTCGTTTTATCTCGTTATTCGCAGTCGCAACAATGGATAACAGCTGTTGATGGTCTGGTCAGCTTTGAATTTAGTCAAAATAATACAGATATACGCCCTTTTCGTCGTTTGCAGCCCTGGTATAGGCAGATGGATGCTTGGTTAGTGGGCGATCAACCGCTAAAATGA